One window from the genome of Leptospirillum ferriphilum encodes:
- a CDS encoding thiamine biosynthesis protein codes for MKGLLLLSGGLDSSLAGKLLLEQGVELDALHLESPFGCDTTADDMARELRIPLIRRPKGDRFIEILKHPAHGYGSVKNPCVDCRILMFTLGREVMQETGARFLVTGEVVGQRPLSQKKQAMTLIDRESGMEGLVIRPLSARILPETDPEKRGWIDRTRLLSLSGRSRKPQLALAGTYGFSRVPSPAGGCLLTDDNFRERLDDFVRFDEAPVMAPLLRFGRHYRFGDAWVIVGRDAADNARLDGLIADCGMGFHPLGFNGPGVFFPDPLPPNMEEIATGALHVFAKDLPEDPLPLNTVHGEERYRVFFFSPGKDSPWRDPEHWRAHWRH; via the coding sequence ATGAAAGGACTTCTGCTTTTGTCCGGCGGACTCGACTCCTCCCTCGCCGGAAAGCTCCTTCTGGAGCAGGGCGTTGAACTTGACGCCCTGCATCTCGAAAGCCCTTTCGGGTGTGACACCACAGCAGACGACATGGCGCGGGAGCTTCGGATTCCCCTGATCCGGCGACCGAAAGGAGACCGCTTCATTGAAATTCTGAAACACCCGGCCCACGGATACGGTTCGGTCAAAAACCCCTGCGTGGACTGCCGGATTCTGATGTTCACCCTGGGACGGGAGGTCATGCAGGAGACCGGGGCCCGGTTTCTTGTCACGGGAGAAGTGGTCGGACAACGGCCCCTGTCGCAAAAAAAACAGGCCATGACCCTGATCGACCGGGAATCCGGCATGGAAGGGCTTGTCATCCGGCCGCTTTCGGCCCGCATCCTTCCCGAGACCGATCCCGAGAAACGCGGCTGGATTGATCGGACACGGCTGTTGTCCCTGTCCGGACGCTCCAGGAAACCCCAGCTTGCCCTGGCTGGAACATACGGGTTTTCCCGTGTTCCGAGTCCCGCCGGGGGTTGCCTTCTGACCGACGACAACTTTCGGGAACGGCTCGATGATTTCGTCCGCTTCGACGAAGCTCCGGTCATGGCGCCTCTTCTTCGTTTCGGCCGTCATTACCGGTTCGGGGACGCATGGGTCATCGTTGGGCGGGACGCCGCCGACAACGCGCGTCTCGATGGACTGATCGCGGACTGTGGCATGGGATTTCACCCGTTGGGGTTCAACGGACCGGGCGTATTTTTCCCGGACCCCCTCCCCCCCAACATGGAAGAGATCGCAACCGGAGCCCTGCATGTGTTCGCCAAAGACCTCCCCGAAGACCCGCTCCCTCTCAACACTGTCCACGGGGAAGAGCGCTACCGGGTCTTCTTTTTCTCACCGGGGAAAGACTCCCCCTGGAGAGACCCGGAGCACTGGAGAGCCCATTGGAGACACTAG
- a CDS encoding type II toxin-antitoxin system Phd/YefM family antitoxin: MKSVGAYEMKTHLSRLLEEVEKGERIVITRHGRPIAELIPYPVRNTEKIRKAILGLKEFQKSHS, translated from the coding sequence ATGAAGTCGGTTGGAGCCTATGAGATGAAAACCCACCTTTCCCGTCTCCTGGAAGAGGTTGAAAAAGGGGAGCGGATTGTGATCACACGGCATGGAAGACCCATCGCGGAACTGATTCCCTATCCGGTGAGGAACACGGAGAAAATCCGCAAGGCGATTCTTGGACTGAAGGAGTTCCAGAAGTCCCATTCATGA
- a CDS encoding SDH family Clp fold serine proteinase yields MTLGDLIWLFFLMTMMQPIMARKFLEMARERALRHLETTRGTKVIAMVHRQETMSLFGFPVLRYINIEDSEEILRAIKMTDPDTPIDLILHTPGGLVLASTQIAHALSNRKAPVTVFVPHFAMSGGTLIALSASRIVMDENAVLGPVDPQLGEFPAASILRVVEQKDRNDIDDKTLIMADIAEKAILQLNHSLERLLVKRMGPEKASQLAGVLSSGHFTHDYPLTYEELIKFDLPVSTDVPEDVYLFMRLFPQPKQAIPSVSYTPFSPPGRSGQRNS; encoded by the coding sequence ATGACCCTAGGCGATCTGATCTGGCTTTTCTTCCTGATGACCATGATGCAGCCGATCATGGCCCGAAAATTTCTCGAGATGGCCCGCGAGCGGGCCCTCCGGCATCTCGAGACGACGCGGGGCACGAAGGTCATCGCGATGGTCCACCGCCAGGAGACCATGAGCCTGTTCGGCTTTCCTGTGTTGCGCTACATCAATATCGAGGACTCCGAAGAAATTCTCCGGGCCATCAAGATGACGGATCCGGACACGCCCATCGACCTGATTCTCCATACGCCCGGAGGACTCGTCCTGGCCTCGACCCAGATCGCCCATGCCCTGTCGAACCGCAAGGCTCCTGTCACCGTCTTCGTCCCTCATTTCGCCATGTCGGGGGGAACCCTGATCGCCTTGTCCGCCAGCCGGATCGTCATGGATGAGAATGCGGTCCTGGGACCCGTCGACCCCCAGCTTGGGGAATTCCCCGCGGCTTCGATCCTGCGCGTCGTCGAACAGAAAGACAGAAACGATATCGACGACAAGACCCTGATCATGGCTGACATCGCCGAAAAAGCCATCCTGCAGCTGAACCATTCTCTTGAACGCCTTCTGGTGAAGCGCATGGGACCAGAAAAGGCCAGCCAGCTGGCAGGGGTGTTGTCCAGCGGGCATTTTACCCACGACTATCCCCTGACCTACGAAGAGCTGATCAAGTTCGATCTGCCGGTTTCCACCGATGTTCCGGAAGATGTCTATCTGTTCATGCGTCTTTTCCCCCAGCCCAAGCAGGCGATTCCTTCGGTCAGCTACACGCCGTTTTCTCCCCCCGGGCGGTCGGGACAGCGGAATTCATGA
- the ruvB gene encoding Holliday junction branch migration DNA helicase RuvB, with amino-acid sequence MEPNEADLLIPEEFPEEIPDTNLLRPRTFDHYVGQKDVIDSLKVAIQAALLREDTLDHILLHGPPGLGKTTLAALVARAMGVSFLASSGPALEKGGDLVGILTRLAPGTLLFIDEIHRLPRPVEEILYSAMEDFSIDVVFDRGAAARTFRHRLPPFTLVGATTRAGLLSAPLRDRFGIQRDLDFYQPSELARILERSAGILGIGIDPEGSLEIGRRSRGTPRIANRLLKRVRDFSQVNGHPVISRDVAHQALRMEGIDDRGLNRIDRRFIETIRVVYNGGPVGIEAMAATLQMDPDTLIDVVEPYLLKEGYLARTPAGRRLTASGWEVPTEG; translated from the coding sequence TTGGAACCCAATGAAGCCGATCTTCTGATTCCGGAAGAGTTCCCGGAGGAGATTCCCGACACGAACCTCCTGCGACCGCGGACCTTCGACCATTATGTCGGGCAGAAGGACGTGATCGACAGCCTGAAAGTAGCCATCCAGGCGGCTCTTCTCCGGGAAGACACGCTGGACCATATTCTTCTGCACGGTCCTCCCGGTCTGGGAAAAACGACCCTCGCCGCTCTGGTCGCACGGGCCATGGGCGTCTCCTTCCTGGCCTCGTCCGGACCGGCGCTCGAAAAGGGGGGAGACCTGGTCGGGATCCTGACGAGACTCGCCCCGGGCACCCTTCTTTTTATCGACGAAATTCACCGGCTTCCGCGTCCCGTGGAGGAAATCCTCTACTCCGCCATGGAGGACTTTTCGATCGACGTCGTCTTCGACCGCGGAGCCGCCGCGCGCACCTTTCGTCACCGGCTCCCGCCGTTCACCCTGGTGGGAGCCACCACCCGGGCCGGTCTCCTCTCCGCCCCCTTGCGAGACCGGTTCGGCATCCAGAGGGATCTCGATTTCTACCAGCCTTCGGAACTGGCCCGGATTCTGGAACGGTCTGCAGGGATCCTCGGAATCGGAATCGACCCGGAAGGTTCGCTCGAAATCGGGAGACGCTCGCGGGGCACACCTCGCATCGCCAACCGTCTATTGAAACGCGTCCGGGACTTTTCCCAGGTGAACGGGCATCCGGTCATCTCCCGGGACGTGGCGCATCAGGCATTGCGTATGGAGGGCATCGACGACCGGGGGCTGAACCGCATCGACCGTCGTTTCATCGAAACCATCCGGGTCGTGTACAACGGCGGCCCCGTGGGGATCGAGGCCATGGCGGCCACACTTCAGATGGATCCGGACACGCTGATCGACGTGGTGGAACCGTATCTCCTGAAGGAGGGGTATCTCGCACGGACCCCCGCCGGTCGCCGTCTGACCGCTTCCGGATGGGAAGTCCCGACAGAAGGCTAG
- the ruvA gene encoding Holliday junction branch migration protein RuvA — MIARLWGVPVEWEEESVILRAGDVGYRVHLSPCSHQKLRSRPEGLVLELLIQHFWNEHLEAPLLAGFPDPEEQTLFNQLRKVPGLGPLSALRLLAIPVGDFLTIVRDNDAGRLKGLKGVGEKTARKILGELRGHVDWIAESTSGLSPASGKSPESPASLARSVQDVLVRQFGHTPQEAQRLVSEALRRQPSISSMEELFQEVYRVGTQ; from the coding sequence ATGATCGCCCGCCTCTGGGGAGTTCCGGTCGAATGGGAGGAAGAGTCCGTCATCCTTCGGGCCGGAGACGTCGGCTACCGCGTCCATCTGTCCCCATGCTCCCATCAGAAACTTCGCTCCCGACCCGAAGGTCTCGTTCTGGAACTCCTGATCCAGCATTTCTGGAACGAACACCTCGAAGCTCCGCTTTTGGCCGGCTTTCCCGATCCGGAGGAACAGACGCTCTTCAACCAGCTCCGGAAAGTTCCTGGACTGGGTCCCCTTTCGGCCTTGCGACTTCTGGCCATTCCGGTGGGAGATTTTCTGACGATCGTCCGGGACAATGATGCCGGCCGCCTTAAAGGATTGAAGGGGGTGGGGGAAAAAACCGCCCGGAAGATTCTGGGAGAGCTTCGGGGACATGTCGACTGGATTGCAGAAAGCACATCGGGGCTCTCCCCTGCGTCCGGCAAGAGCCCCGAATCACCGGCCAGCCTTGCGCGATCCGTCCAGGACGTTCTCGTCCGCCAGTTTGGGCACACCCCGCAGGAAGCCCAGAGACTCGTGTCCGAAGCGCTCAGACGACAGCCTTCCATTTCAAGCATGGAAGAGCTTTTCCAGGAGGTCTATCGGGTTGGAACCCAATGA
- a CDS encoding type II toxin-antitoxin system VapC family toxin, giving the protein MPFVLDCSITMTWIFPDESTDSSEALRESLLDDFAIVPTLWFFEVGNFLKSALRRGRIGEEEWFGLAEALQALPIEMDSESHHLVWESLLPIALRLDLSV; this is encoded by the coding sequence ATGCCATTTGTTCTGGACTGTTCGATAACGATGACCTGGATCTTTCCGGACGAATCCACGGATTCGTCCGAGGCTCTTCGTGAATCGCTTCTTGATGATTTCGCCATTGTTCCGACACTTTGGTTTTTCGAAGTCGGAAATTTCCTGAAAAGTGCTCTCCGACGGGGGAGAATCGGCGAAGAAGAGTGGTTCGGCCTAGCGGAAGCGCTCCAGGCTCTTCCCATCGAAATGGATAGCGAAAGCCATCATCTTGTATGGGAATCCCTTCTGCCGATCGCTCTGCGTCTGGACCTGTCTGTCTAG
- a CDS encoding antibiotic biosynthesis monooxygenase family protein yields the protein MIVVANRIRVAAGHEQDFEERFRNRKGLIEKNPGFIRNLILRPVDSEYYSVMTFWESMEHFEAWTKSESFRQAHSGPRPPKEMFSGPNVLEIHEVIMDTDAKTS from the coding sequence ATGATCGTCGTCGCCAACCGCATCCGTGTCGCCGCCGGACACGAACAGGATTTCGAGGAACGTTTCCGGAACAGAAAAGGCCTGATCGAAAAAAATCCGGGATTCATCCGGAATCTGATACTCCGTCCGGTCGACAGCGAATATTATTCCGTCATGACGTTCTGGGAATCGATGGAGCACTTCGAGGCCTGGACGAAATCCGAATCCTTCCGTCAGGCCCATTCCGGACCCCGGCCGCCCAAAGAGATGTTTTCCGGACCCAACGTTCTGGAAATTCACGAGGTCATCATGGACACGGACGCAAAAACCTCATGA
- a CDS encoding DUF1902 domain-containing protein, with translation MSDERKIEILAVWDDEAKERVASSAGVPGLITVAETTDV, from the coding sequence ATGTCCGATGAGAGAAAGATTGAAATTCTGGCTGTGTGGGACGATGAAGCGAAGGAACGGGTCGCATCGAGCGCCGGTGTTCCCGGCCTGATCACGGTAGCGGAAACGACTGACGTATGA
- a CDS encoding cytochrome, translating into MRKTLLMFLSFFALASVAVFFSPKAANAYPGFARKYNFPCSFCHIQWPRLADTGHFFKDRGFMLSTTGKANSLDMMFQDPKNQNYFPIGFHMEMAYGGSAVNGVDMKNQAVNGGPNGIVGNGGWNSGAGANTVWDIESGGLINPWISFWVQPGGGASGGSTPPSFGIVKLWVRFDDLLNTTWLNLYVGKASLDHLESNQRALMIGQGSPFTMYDFQPGTPEVANNAGAAGGASFAGMGALYYDADGVEFNNDVTELRYFGYHINSGASCSTQSAFSIDPCETRINIDFIPNQGLYGSGPGDGVPGSVTQGTALLNNGFSFYGRISQSFGGWGRTNGEQIGAFALVGMANPINAQYGQGANPNTVYNREGIDVAFNPLPNGKLNVDAAWEIVNDPSSIISPAGFIGLGNPTSNVEYMTWYVDVSWQPTFGGFFSQSGTNSNLIELIYNQLDMMQQPYANIPGNYDNVLAFALLDRYWLWGSDRADISLFATYQYMINDGVAGALSAFANRNNSPGNIDTPGFFGNVEANNFAVGIDFAY; encoded by the coding sequence ATGAGAAAAACATTGTTGATGTTTCTCTCGTTTTTCGCGCTGGCCTCGGTGGCGGTGTTCTTTTCGCCCAAGGCGGCCAACGCTTATCCGGGATTTGCCCGGAAGTACAATTTCCCCTGCTCTTTCTGCCACATCCAGTGGCCGAGACTGGCGGATACCGGTCATTTCTTCAAGGACCGCGGTTTCATGCTGTCCACGACCGGAAAAGCCAACAGCCTCGACATGATGTTCCAGGATCCGAAGAACCAGAATTACTTCCCCATTGGGTTCCATATGGAAATGGCGTATGGTGGATCGGCTGTAAATGGTGTTGATATGAAAAATCAGGCCGTAAATGGTGGGCCAAACGGAATTGTCGGAAATGGTGGCTGGAATTCCGGGGCCGGGGCGAATACAGTATGGGATATTGAGTCGGGTGGGCTTATTAACCCATGGATCTCTTTCTGGGTCCAGCCAGGTGGAGGGGCTTCAGGGGGATCTACGCCACCAAGCTTTGGTATTGTGAAATTATGGGTTCGATTTGACGATCTTTTAAATACAACATGGTTAAATCTCTATGTTGGAAAAGCTTCATTGGATCATTTGGAGTCAAACCAACGCGCTCTTATGATTGGACAAGGATCTCCATTCACAATGTATGATTTTCAGCCTGGAACGCCAGAAGTTGCCAACAATGCCGGAGCAGCCGGAGGTGCTTCATTTGCTGGAATGGGAGCCCTTTATTATGATGCAGACGGTGTTGAATTCAATAATGATGTGACAGAACTCCGGTATTTTGGCTATCACATCAATAGTGGAGCGAGTTGTTCGACTCAAAGTGCTTTTTCGATTGATCCATGCGAAACAAGAATTAATATTGATTTCATCCCCAATCAAGGGCTTTATGGGTCTGGCCCTGGTGATGGGGTACCAGGGAGCGTTACACAAGGAACTGCTCTTCTGAACAATGGATTCAGTTTTTATGGTCGCATCTCCCAGAGCTTTGGAGGATGGGGGCGGACCAATGGGGAACAAATTGGAGCTTTTGCCCTTGTTGGTATGGCTAATCCCATTAACGCTCAATATGGTCAAGGGGCAAATCCCAATACAGTGTATAATCGTGAAGGGATCGATGTGGCTTTCAACCCGCTTCCCAATGGCAAGCTGAATGTCGATGCGGCTTGGGAAATTGTAAATGATCCGTCTTCCATTATTTCACCTGCTGGTTTTATCGGTTTGGGAAATCCCACAAGTAATGTGGAATATATGACATGGTATGTGGATGTGAGTTGGCAGCCCACCTTTGGCGGTTTCTTTTCTCAAAGTGGAACCAATTCAAATCTAATCGAGCTTATTTATAATCAGCTTGACATGATGCAACAACCATATGCGAATATACCTGGAAACTACGACAATGTGTTAGCGTTTGCTCTTCTGGACCGATATTGGCTCTGGGGATCTGATCGAGCTGATATTTCTCTTTTTGCCACTTACCAGTACATGATTAACGATGGTGTTGCTGGGGCATTGAGTGCGTTTGCAAATAGAAATAATTCACCAGGAAATATTGATACACCAGGCTTTTTTGGTAATGTGGAAGCGAATAACTTTGCTGTAGGTATTGATTTCGCTTACTAG
- a CDS encoding FAD-binding oxidoreductase codes for MTSSPLREYPLSRIVPFEENVRLFEFDCSNDPFFFQQGQFISVPGDNGKSSYFAVASSPARADRFEILVKNMNPLTERLFQKKVGDTVALQGPLGKGFPLEPYTGMNLLFVGVGTAIAPLRSTLLAALDRRSDFNRIELYFGTLTPNHIYFGEEMARWHEKGATVHITVTYPDETWDSHSGFVQEILRQCPDPLHQTVVYLCGMKEMVEDTIGVLKGRMVPESLILQNI; via the coding sequence GTGACGTCTTCTCCCCTGAGGGAATATCCCCTCTCCCGCATTGTCCCGTTCGAAGAAAATGTCCGCCTGTTTGAATTCGACTGTTCCAACGATCCGTTTTTTTTCCAGCAGGGCCAGTTTATTTCGGTGCCGGGCGATAACGGGAAATCCTCCTATTTCGCGGTGGCTTCCTCTCCCGCCCGTGCCGACCGTTTCGAGATTCTTGTCAAGAACATGAACCCCCTGACCGAAAGGCTTTTCCAAAAAAAGGTCGGGGACACGGTCGCATTGCAGGGCCCGTTGGGGAAAGGGTTTCCTCTGGAGCCGTATACAGGGATGAATCTGTTGTTTGTCGGTGTCGGCACGGCGATCGCGCCTCTTCGCTCGACGCTCCTGGCAGCTCTCGACCGCCGGAGCGACTTCAACCGGATCGAGCTCTATTTCGGGACGCTGACACCGAACCATATTTACTTTGGGGAGGAGATGGCCCGATGGCACGAGAAGGGGGCGACGGTGCACATCACGGTCACCTACCCGGACGAGACATGGGACAGCCATTCGGGATTCGTGCAGGAGATCCTGCGCCAATGTCCCGATCCCCTTCACCAGACGGTCGTTTACTTGTGCGGGATGAAGGAGATGGTGGAGGACACGATCGGGGTCCTGAAAGGTCGCATGGTGCCGGAGTCCCTGATCCTCCAGAATATCTGA
- a CDS encoding putative radical SAM family protein: protein METLVPLWRSHERSFQGNRYVYPVLSRRAGGISVGVNLNPDKGCNFDCVYCQVDRTPAGMEGVEPLHRTVETGRLLDELQTLQKSIRAGDFFEKPPFEAVPVPLRRMSDIAFSGDGEPTVVPEFPDILKTVADFRNATPGLSSVPIRIITNGTGLFKTRIRTSVRETLFLEEPLPWTDSPGTGEIFDEVWFKIDAADPVSFSRIDRSTQTFDRYRKSVLETLRDLPVTLQTMVLDIRDPRNPFRPEGLWAEAMRDWVTTLQQEGARIRQWHLYTVARKPPSLEILAVSAERLQTLADFFRQSVSCPIAIFP from the coding sequence TTGGAGACACTAGTCCCACTGTGGAGATCCCACGAGCGGTCCTTTCAGGGAAACCGATACGTCTACCCCGTCCTCTCCCGCCGGGCGGGGGGAATCTCTGTCGGCGTCAACCTGAATCCCGACAAAGGATGCAATTTCGACTGCGTCTACTGCCAGGTCGACCGGACCCCGGCCGGGATGGAGGGCGTGGAACCGCTTCACCGGACGGTGGAGACAGGACGACTTCTGGACGAACTGCAAACCCTTCAGAAAAGCATCCGGGCAGGTGACTTCTTTGAAAAACCGCCCTTCGAAGCAGTGCCTGTCCCTCTCCGGCGCATGTCCGATATCGCCTTTTCCGGGGACGGGGAGCCCACCGTGGTCCCGGAATTTCCGGACATTCTGAAAACGGTGGCCGACTTCCGGAACGCGACTCCCGGCCTGTCGTCTGTTCCGATCCGGATCATCACCAACGGGACCGGTCTTTTCAAAACCCGCATCCGGACATCGGTCCGGGAAACCCTTTTTCTGGAAGAGCCCCTTCCCTGGACCGACTCTCCGGGCACCGGAGAGATTTTCGACGAAGTCTGGTTCAAGATCGATGCCGCCGACCCCGTGTCGTTCTCCCGGATCGACCGGAGCACCCAGACGTTCGACCGATATCGGAAATCGGTCCTCGAAACGCTCCGGGACCTTCCCGTCACCCTTCAGACGATGGTCCTGGACATCCGGGACCCCCGGAACCCTTTTCGTCCGGAAGGCCTCTGGGCCGAGGCCATGCGCGACTGGGTGACGACCCTTCAACAGGAGGGCGCCCGCATTCGCCAATGGCACCTCTATACCGTGGCCCGGAAGCCACCTTCCCTTGAAATCCTCGCCGTTTCCGCCGAACGACTGCAGACCCTGGCCGATTTCTTCCGACAATCCGTTTCCTGCCCCATCGCCATCTTTCCCTGA
- a CDS encoding crossover junction endodeoxyribonuclease RuvC yields the protein MGTTAMSPSLHEVNPLLRNNPRQAVLGVDPGLAATGFAVLEGPSLDRLRVLAQGTVRTDSTLPVSRRIGLLFDRLDALLSEYPVKGIALEDHFSRRASPGAGLMLGPVVGIVALLADRHGVPLLPISPRELKHRITGTGAASKEAVQNALSVWLGAGLRIGSTHEGDAMGLAFLGYSRMVAP from the coding sequence ATGGGCACCACAGCTATGTCTCCCTCTCTCCATGAGGTGAATCCTCTTCTTCGGAACAACCCCCGGCAGGCTGTGCTGGGGGTTGACCCCGGACTTGCCGCCACGGGATTCGCCGTCCTTGAAGGTCCCTCTCTCGACCGCCTCCGGGTTCTTGCCCAGGGCACAGTGCGAACCGATTCGACTCTCCCTGTCAGTCGTCGAATCGGACTCCTCTTCGACCGTCTGGACGCTCTGTTGTCGGAATACCCGGTCAAAGGGATCGCCCTCGAAGACCACTTCAGCCGGCGCGCCTCTCCGGGAGCCGGACTGATGCTGGGACCGGTCGTCGGGATAGTCGCTCTCCTGGCCGACCGGCATGGCGTTCCACTCCTTCCGATTTCCCCGAGAGAACTCAAGCACCGGATTACGGGAACCGGCGCGGCGTCCAAGGAGGCTGTCCAGAATGCGCTGTCCGTCTGGCTGGGAGCCGGACTCCGGATCGGATCGACGCATGAGGGGGACGCCATGGGCCTGGCCTTTCTCGGCTACTCCCGGATGGTTGCTCCATGA
- a CDS encoding MFS transporter, translating to MTPAVSTRAQQPAPAVFPGKRPFLGINFLVGDIQTGIMPFLAVDLAYSLHWNAGQIGWALGFGNLALLLAQPFGGLLADRLPEKRWTFFGFSVLFTLGCLSLLGHPSPVRVYSAQGLIGVSTALIIPVLSAMAMGLAGKKQFPRVMGLAQGANHAGSVAGALVVGFLARHWDPSAVFLFYGISSFCAGLLAIVIPAGSIDPLLSRESRPDGTVLPLHGFLKTPVLLFLLTVFLFFVANTAMLPLAGEKLANRMPEPPGEVIAWAIVVTQSVMTVFSLLTPRLLKMAGTWKIFSFCLFLLPIRGFFLTVATTQSDILEIQVLDGIATGILSVLLPVLVAEIAKGTGRFNAMIGFLGAMISAGGFLSQIVAGQMTQVAGTDSAFLVLAGISAFAAILGVAGSRTLRLSGSPLEPLSPTEG from the coding sequence ATGACACCAGCGGTTTCGACACGCGCACAGCAACCTGCTCCTGCGGTATTTCCGGGAAAACGTCCTTTTCTGGGGATCAATTTCCTGGTCGGCGATATCCAGACGGGAATCATGCCGTTCCTCGCCGTCGATCTCGCCTACAGTCTTCACTGGAATGCCGGACAGATCGGATGGGCCCTGGGCTTTGGAAATCTCGCCCTTCTTCTCGCCCAGCCCTTCGGGGGCCTGCTTGCGGACCGTCTCCCGGAGAAGCGGTGGACGTTTTTCGGTTTCTCCGTCCTGTTCACGCTGGGGTGTCTGTCGCTTCTGGGTCATCCAAGCCCTGTCCGGGTCTACAGCGCCCAGGGGTTGATCGGCGTCTCCACCGCCCTGATCATCCCGGTCCTTTCCGCCATGGCGATGGGACTGGCCGGAAAGAAACAATTTCCCCGCGTCATGGGTCTCGCCCAGGGAGCGAACCACGCCGGATCGGTTGCCGGTGCCCTGGTCGTCGGCTTTCTGGCCCGACACTGGGATCCTTCGGCCGTTTTCCTTTTTTACGGAATCTCTTCCTTTTGTGCGGGACTCCTGGCGATCGTTATCCCGGCCGGATCCATCGATCCCCTGCTTTCCCGGGAATCCCGCCCGGACGGGACGGTTCTTCCTCTCCACGGATTCCTGAAAACACCCGTTCTTCTTTTTCTCCTGACCGTTTTTCTATTTTTTGTCGCCAACACGGCCATGCTCCCCCTGGCGGGAGAAAAACTCGCCAACCGGATGCCCGAACCCCCGGGAGAAGTCATCGCCTGGGCCATCGTCGTGACGCAGTCCGTCATGACCGTTTTTTCGCTTTTGACACCCCGTCTCCTCAAAATGGCCGGGACATGGAAGATTTTCTCCTTCTGTCTTTTCCTTTTGCCCATCCGGGGATTTTTTCTGACGGTCGCCACAACGCAGTCGGACATTCTCGAGATCCAGGTTCTGGACGGCATCGCCACTGGAATCCTGTCCGTTCTGCTCCCGGTCCTTGTCGCCGAAATCGCGAAAGGAACGGGCCGGTTCAACGCCATGATCGGTTTTTTGGGGGCCATGATTTCCGCCGGGGGCTTTTTAAGCCAGATTGTAGCCGGACAGATGACACAAGTGGCAGGAACGGATTCGGCATTTCTGGTGTTGGCGGGGATTTCCGCTTTCGCTGCGATCCTTGGAGTCGCGGGGAGCCGGACCCTCCGTCTCTCCGGTTCCCCTCTCGAGCCTCTCTCCCCGACCGAAGGATAA